From one Candidatus Nitrospira nitrosa genomic stretch:
- a CDS encoding ABC transporter permease, with amino-acid sequence MKLHRVTALIFRHLYLYRRSLPRIMEIFYWPFLDPVIWGFITLYLARYQPQVPGFVTFFLGALILWDILFRAQQGITITFLEELWARNLMNLFASPLKPSEFLVATMAMSIMKVTAVSIVMVVCALVFYSYNVLMIGLWLGPFVVNLVVTGWIIGVFTTSLIMRFGQEAEVLAWSMVFLFQPISCVFYPMEVLPVWLQGIAWVNPAAHIFEGMRAVLTAGQAPLSHLAWAIGLNGVLVLGVVAWFYRTMAYCKDHGLLVRVGE; translated from the coding sequence ATGAAACTCCATCGTGTCACGGCATTAATCTTCAGGCATCTGTACCTCTATCGAAGAAGCTTGCCCAGGATTATGGAGATTTTCTACTGGCCGTTTCTCGATCCTGTGATTTGGGGATTCATCACCTTGTATCTTGCACGGTATCAACCACAGGTTCCCGGGTTCGTGACGTTCTTCTTGGGAGCACTCATTCTCTGGGATATCCTATTCCGTGCGCAGCAAGGGATCACGATCACATTTCTCGAAGAGCTCTGGGCACGCAATCTTATGAACTTGTTTGCGAGCCCGCTGAAGCCGAGCGAATTTCTCGTGGCGACGATGGCGATGAGCATCATGAAGGTCACGGCGGTCTCGATCGTCATGGTGGTCTGCGCCCTTGTTTTTTATTCCTATAACGTCCTGATGATCGGCTTGTGGCTCGGTCCATTTGTGGTGAACCTTGTCGTAACCGGGTGGATCATCGGCGTGTTTACCACGTCGCTCATCATGCGATTTGGGCAGGAGGCAGAAGTCTTGGCCTGGAGCATGGTCTTTCTCTTTCAGCCGATTTCTTGTGTGTTCTATCCGATGGAGGTCTTGCCGGTCTGGCTTCAGGGGATCGCGTGGGTGAACCCGGCAGCACATATTTTCGAGGGGATGCGGGCTGTATTAACGGCCGGGCAGGCGCCGCTTAGCCATCTGGCCTGGGCGATCGGGCTCAACGGGGTGCTGGTGCTCGGCGTGGTTGCTTGGTTCTACCGGACGATGGCCTATTGCAAAGATCACGGGCTTCTGGTTCGAGTTGGAGAGTAA
- a CDS encoding PKD domain-containing protein, with product MRRDARRRISHLVLVTACLALAPPVHAFQITEPPEGATLAAGTTVTARVNLGKDAGIIKVRYYWYGERDEVLVEQDDSTATGSIVAPVAMIGSIEQDPPFGGPLNVPHDTIGPMRLLAVAEISRGRLGTRSVFDEVMVNVAPPAALTAIDFETEKPLQLGRAGQSSAFGHVDSMGKVFELPVIGEFADGVARRISSPASGTSYISSNSTVIKVLGDGLLQIVGNGKATITVSNRGRRTTLDVDVNVNDEPNEPPLADAGANKSVKAGSRVKLSGLKSRDPEGEALYYSWSQVRGNKVPLLDANNSEASFLAPTVSEPRTYRFKLRVTDKKGADSLPAFVDVRVEP from the coding sequence ATGCGTCGTGACGCCCGGCGTCGGATCTCTCACCTCGTTCTCGTCACCGCGTGCCTTGCACTGGCACCTCCGGTTCATGCCTTCCAAATCACCGAGCCACCAGAAGGCGCCACGCTCGCTGCTGGAACGACCGTTACAGCGCGTGTGAATTTGGGCAAAGACGCCGGTATCATCAAGGTCCGCTACTATTGGTACGGTGAGCGAGATGAGGTCTTGGTTGAACAGGATGACTCAACCGCCACTGGCTCCATCGTGGCGCCGGTCGCCATGATCGGATCCATCGAACAGGACCCACCGTTTGGTGGACCACTCAACGTGCCACACGACACGATCGGGCCGATGCGTCTCTTGGCAGTGGCTGAGATTTCCCGTGGACGATTGGGAACCAGATCCGTGTTTGATGAAGTGATGGTGAACGTTGCCCCCCCTGCGGCTCTCACCGCCATTGATTTTGAAACGGAGAAGCCGTTGCAATTGGGACGAGCCGGACAATCGTCGGCCTTCGGCCACGTAGACTCGATGGGAAAGGTGTTCGAACTCCCCGTGATTGGAGAATTTGCCGATGGAGTCGCCCGGCGCATCAGCTCTCCAGCCAGCGGAACGAGTTATATCTCCTCCAATAGTACGGTCATCAAAGTCCTAGGTGATGGCCTCCTGCAGATCGTCGGGAATGGAAAAGCCACCATCACCGTCTCCAATCGTGGTAGGCGAACCACGCTTGATGTCGACGTGAATGTGAACGATGAACCGAATGAGCCTCCGCTTGCAGATGCAGGAGCGAACAAGTCGGTCAAGGCCGGTTCCAGAGTGAAGCTCAGCGGCCTAAAAAGTCGAGACCCGGAAGGCGAAGCGCTCTACTATAGTTGGAGCCAAGTGCGCGGCAACAAGGTCCCGCTCCTCGATGCCAACAACTCAGAGGCTTCCTTCCTCGCCCCAACCGTCTCAGAGCCAAGGACCTATCGCTTTAAGCTGCGCGTGACGGATAAGAAGGGAGCGGACAGTCTGCCGGCGTTTGTGGATGTGAGGGTGGAGCCATGA
- a CDS encoding RNA recognition motif domain-containing protein — translation MGSKIYVGGLPYSATEQQLSDLFAAHGAVASARIITDKFTGQSRGFGFVEMSSDAEAQAAITALNGSEMGGRTLTVNEARPQEPRTGGGGGGGGRGGFGGGGGRSGGGGKRDRW, via the coding sequence ATGGGTTCGAAGATCTATGTCGGTGGGTTGCCATACTCGGCGACCGAGCAGCAATTGAGTGACTTATTCGCAGCGCATGGTGCAGTGGCTTCTGCCCGCATCATTACGGATAAGTTCACCGGGCAATCCCGGGGATTCGGCTTCGTGGAAATGTCGTCCGATGCCGAAGCTCAAGCTGCCATCACGGCACTCAACGGGTCTGAAATGGGTGGCCGAACTCTTACAGTCAATGAAGCACGTCCCCAGGAGCCACGGACAGGTGGTGGTGGTGGTGGTGGCGGGCGTGGTGGATTCGGTGGAGGCGGTGGTCGCAGTGGAGGCGGTGGAAAGCGCGATCGCTGGTAA
- a CDS encoding response regulator, which produces MTAEQTQPPTILIVDDDLPIVNLCKAFLEEAGFTVLGTDGSSEALKICTQHNGPIDLLLTDLVLPPPGFQLASASNQFPHVNGLELAVRATMIRSGLHIILMSGNPDKDLMSHGIKRGTLPFLAKPFERDRLIALVKNVLAQPAIPLGVEQPARAANDAEWFG; this is translated from the coding sequence ATGACGGCAGAACAAACACAGCCACCGACCATTCTCATCGTCGACGACGATCTTCCGATCGTGAACCTCTGCAAGGCGTTTCTTGAAGAAGCGGGCTTCACTGTTCTGGGAACCGATGGTAGTTCGGAAGCGCTGAAGATCTGCACACAGCACAACGGACCGATCGATCTGTTACTGACAGACCTGGTGTTACCTCCACCAGGCTTTCAACTGGCCTCGGCCTCCAACCAATTCCCCCACGTCAACGGTCTTGAGCTGGCTGTGCGCGCAACGATGATCAGGAGCGGGCTTCACATCATTCTTATGTCAGGCAATCCTGACAAGGATCTCATGAGCCATGGGATCAAACGAGGAACGCTTCCGTTTCTCGCGAAACCGTTCGAACGTGATCGCCTGATTGCCCTGGTGAAAAATGTGCTCGCGCAGCCGGCCATACCCCTTGGAGTGGAACAGCCAGCCCGTGCCGCCAATGATGCTGAGTGGTTTGGTTGA
- a CDS encoding 2OG-Fe(II) oxygenase, with translation MPSVVTLDDIKTFSFQRSPVLVVENFWSAEERQFFRDRMNQAAWKSLSDLPNVREDFPQSGNWAKAEIGPPEGQRLLSRVQFPFLQDYIESFPNIIGRHLGFSYYSYSAGDCLLTHDDTDQGRPIAGRRTLQRRIALVTYLHEEWQPDWGGELIIYAARSGEQMAQPDLVPTHCIEPRPGSLVMFTVPRFHRVCRVDATAGQHRRLSIAGWFMTEHP, from the coding sequence ATGCCATCAGTAGTAACGCTTGACGACATCAAGACATTTTCATTTCAGAGGAGTCCGGTCTTGGTCGTTGAAAACTTCTGGTCTGCGGAAGAGCGACAGTTCTTTCGTGACCGGATGAATCAAGCGGCTTGGAAAAGTCTTTCGGATCTTCCCAATGTCCGCGAAGACTTTCCACAATCTGGAAACTGGGCAAAAGCAGAAATCGGTCCGCCGGAAGGCCAGCGGTTGTTATCGAGGGTTCAGTTTCCGTTCCTCCAGGACTACATCGAGTCCTTTCCCAATATCATAGGGCGTCATCTAGGATTCAGCTACTATTCCTACTCAGCAGGCGATTGTCTCCTCACCCATGATGACACGGATCAGGGCCGGCCTATCGCTGGGCGTCGGACCCTGCAACGCCGGATCGCCCTGGTCACGTATCTTCATGAGGAATGGCAGCCGGATTGGGGCGGGGAGTTGATCATCTATGCCGCACGATCAGGTGAGCAGATGGCTCAGCCTGACCTTGTTCCGACACATTGTATCGAGCCGCGTCCGGGATCCTTGGTGATGTTTACCGTGCCTCGATTCCATCGAGTGTGTCGAGTGGACGCCACGGCTGGTCAGCATCGGCGATTATCGATTGCCGGATGGTTTATGACGGAACATCCGTAG
- a CDS encoding aKG-HExxH-type peptide beta-hydroxylase: MRRLHADLCRELRADYADLSKELKLPASFFDHLRLAFPLESYSTWKVVGWIETLNDLLYFLDVYQQLNIEQDRTDFSVQLFDECQEKFFEHGYFNDVFPSGRPQARGLGKRVFALCRRLAGELAQEALWFDPSLSVTWMRRQKMARWDVPGSLQDQFEKAELPGAIATGIAGAWCQAPQNKRRILSRSSGGVVFRVESSEIRVKIGRMVLPVWSELEKSGQWHWAYRSPVVAAQSKTGPVTVGPTLVYGKDRQPRRVKSTDRRQVERITRAWETIRLAWPDGHNVLALLTNRIIPLHARGVVSFSYRHRPGLSFINCFDRDNLDLIDDVIHENSHHHLNLLLRKNVMYRGDHNQQIFYSPWRRSLRPLRGILHATFTFTMGALLFLHLASWGAGHTGSVRWKQAGLSQRDLQRACFRCLEEVESVRYSLLDLQYADQQLGWLTSTGQQLVRELAAAIAHIEGSSRHFRRDVERSSFGPALRRHIRELQGARHSYGPIRVSESGA; encoded by the coding sequence ATGCGCCGCCTGCATGCTGATCTGTGCCGAGAACTTCGTGCTGACTACGCTGACCTGTCTAAGGAATTAAAGCTTCCAGCCAGCTTCTTTGACCATCTCCGGTTAGCCTTCCCGCTGGAGTCCTATTCTACATGGAAAGTTGTCGGCTGGATTGAGACGCTGAATGATCTGCTGTATTTCCTCGACGTCTATCAACAACTGAACATAGAGCAGGATCGGACGGATTTTTCCGTGCAGCTGTTTGACGAATGCCAGGAGAAGTTTTTCGAACACGGCTACTTCAACGATGTGTTCCCAAGCGGGCGTCCACAAGCACGTGGTCTGGGAAAGAGGGTGTTTGCACTGTGTCGACGCTTGGCGGGGGAGCTGGCGCAAGAGGCTCTCTGGTTTGACCCGAGCTTGTCGGTCACATGGATGCGGCGGCAAAAGATGGCCCGGTGGGATGTACCGGGAAGTCTACAGGATCAGTTTGAGAAGGCGGAACTTCCGGGAGCCATCGCCACCGGTATTGCGGGAGCTTGGTGCCAGGCACCACAGAATAAGCGACGGATCTTGTCCCGCTCGTCGGGGGGCGTGGTTTTTCGGGTGGAGTCCAGTGAGATACGGGTAAAGATCGGCAGAATGGTGTTACCGGTCTGGTCTGAGCTGGAAAAAAGCGGGCAATGGCACTGGGCCTATCGCTCTCCTGTAGTCGCAGCTCAGAGTAAGACTGGTCCCGTCACCGTTGGTCCAACGTTGGTTTATGGAAAGGATCGACAACCAAGAAGAGTGAAGTCCACTGATCGGCGACAGGTCGAACGCATCACTCGTGCGTGGGAGACGATTCGACTCGCTTGGCCTGACGGGCATAACGTGCTGGCACTATTGACCAACCGCATTATCCCACTTCACGCAAGGGGTGTGGTCAGCTTCAGCTACCGCCATCGACCGGGCCTCTCGTTTATCAATTGTTTCGATCGTGACAACCTCGATCTGATTGATGATGTGATCCATGAGAACAGCCATCACCACTTGAATCTCTTGCTGCGCAAGAACGTCATGTATCGCGGGGATCACAATCAGCAGATTTTCTACTCTCCTTGGAGACGCAGTCTGAGGCCCTTGCGAGGCATTCTTCACGCGACGTTCACCTTTACCATGGGTGCGCTGTTATTCCTGCATCTTGCCTCATGGGGGGCAGGACACACTGGATCAGTGAGATGGAAACAAGCCGGACTGTCCCAGCGAGACCTTCAACGGGCGTGCTTCCGTTGTTTGGAAGAAGTGGAATCAGTCCGCTATTCCCTGCTGGATTTGCAGTATGCCGATCAACAGTTGGGGTGGCTCACCAGTACCGGCCAACAACTTGTACGGGAATTGGCCGCGGCGATTGCGCATATTGAGGGAAGCAGTAGGCATTTTCGTCGTGATGTCGAACGGTCTTCATTTGGTCCTGCGTTGCGCCGGCACATCAGGGAACTTCAAGGAGCTCGCCACAGCTATGGGCCGATTCGCGTGAGTGAATCCGGAGCGTAG
- a CDS encoding APC family permease, whose translation MFLKRWLVGDPLKTAQARHERLSKTVALAIFSSNAISSVAYGTEEILLVLILAGPAAVAWSIPVSFAILFLVVMLTISYRQIIHEYPEGGGAYVVARTNLGDRPALVAAAALMIDYVLTVAVSVAAGIAALTSAIPSLFVHREALGLVAILFIIMMNLRGVRESGKFFAVPTYFAIGALGLLVLVGTIRSLASTSTVLPPPTPVETEALTLFLILRAFAAGCSAVTGMEVISNGVKAFRPPEPRNAAITMVWMSVILASLFMGISWMAYHNGILAKIDETVISQLARLTFGTGPIYYSIQIGTMALLVLAANSAFAGFPHLASILARDGFMPHQMATFGDRLVFSNGIIILGFFACLLLVIFEGDTHGLIPLYAIGVFASFTLSQAGMVKQWLVKKGPHWQTKLIVNGAGALTTGIATIIIATTKFMQGAWIVFVLVAILLLIFQGIRSHYKAVSEQIALDRRGERPPLPRRNIVIIPVSGMNRAVVRALDYARSRPGEVRAVYIDVDPQESAKVKIQWAQWGGGVNLIALSSPYRSVLGSLLDYVEEVLEKDQNSWVTVVIPEILPARWWQNILHNQRALMLKASLLFKERVILIDVPYHLTR comes from the coding sequence CTCAAGCAAGGCACGAACGGCTCTCCAAAACAGTCGCGCTTGCCATCTTCTCGTCAAACGCGATTTCATCCGTCGCCTATGGAACGGAAGAGATTCTACTGGTGTTGATTCTCGCTGGTCCGGCAGCCGTCGCCTGGTCGATTCCCGTCAGCTTCGCCATCCTGTTTCTCGTCGTGATGTTGACGATTTCCTACCGGCAAATCATCCACGAATATCCTGAAGGAGGTGGGGCCTATGTCGTCGCACGGACGAACCTGGGCGACCGTCCGGCTCTCGTGGCGGCTGCGGCACTCATGATCGACTATGTCTTAACCGTAGCGGTCAGCGTGGCCGCCGGTATTGCGGCCCTGACATCCGCCATCCCAAGTCTATTCGTTCACCGCGAGGCTCTTGGTTTGGTCGCTATTCTGTTCATCATCATGATGAACCTCCGTGGAGTTCGTGAATCCGGCAAGTTTTTTGCCGTTCCAACCTATTTTGCCATAGGCGCCCTTGGCCTTCTGGTGCTCGTCGGGACCATTCGATCTCTTGCAAGTACCAGCACAGTTCTCCCTCCCCCAACCCCTGTCGAGACAGAAGCGCTGACCCTGTTTCTCATCCTCCGCGCCTTTGCGGCAGGGTGCTCTGCCGTGACCGGGATGGAAGTCATTTCAAACGGAGTCAAGGCCTTTCGTCCACCGGAGCCACGGAATGCCGCGATCACCATGGTCTGGATGTCCGTGATCCTAGCCTCGCTCTTTATGGGTATCAGTTGGATGGCTTACCATAACGGCATTTTGGCCAAGATTGATGAAACCGTGATTTCCCAACTCGCTCGATTGACATTCGGTACAGGCCCCATCTACTACTCCATACAGATCGGCACCATGGCCTTGTTGGTATTGGCCGCGAACAGTGCCTTTGCCGGTTTTCCACACCTGGCGTCGATCCTGGCGCGCGATGGATTCATGCCCCATCAGATGGCGACCTTCGGGGATCGATTGGTTTTTTCGAACGGCATCATCATTCTTGGGTTCTTTGCCTGTCTCCTGCTTGTGATCTTTGAGGGCGACACACACGGGTTGATTCCCTTATACGCCATCGGCGTGTTTGCCTCGTTTACACTGTCTCAGGCCGGCATGGTGAAACAATGGCTTGTGAAGAAAGGGCCACATTGGCAGACGAAACTGATCGTCAATGGAGCCGGTGCCCTGACGACCGGTATTGCGACGATCATCATCGCCACCACCAAGTTCATGCAGGGTGCGTGGATCGTCTTTGTACTCGTCGCCATTCTCCTACTCATCTTTCAGGGCATCCGCTCCCACTATAAAGCGGTCAGCGAACAGATCGCACTGGACCGACGAGGGGAACGACCGCCGTTACCTCGGCGCAATATCGTCATTATTCCCGTCAGTGGAATGAATCGTGCCGTGGTGCGTGCACTGGACTATGCACGGAGTCGACCGGGCGAAGTCCGTGCTGTGTACATCGACGTGGATCCTCAAGAAAGCGCCAAGGTCAAAATCCAGTGGGCTCAATGGGGAGGCGGCGTGAATTTGATCGCGCTGTCGTCGCCCTATCGTTCGGTCCTGGGATCATTGCTGGACTACGTCGAGGAAGTCCTCGAGAAAGATCAGAACAGCTGGGTGACCGTCGTGATCCCGGAGATCCTACCGGCACGATGGTGGCAGAATATCCTCCATAACCAACGAGCGCTCATGCTCAAAGCCTCACTGCTGTTCAAAGAGCGGGTGATTCTCATCGATGTCCCCTACCATTTGACGCGATGA
- a CDS encoding DUF2059 domain-containing protein has translation MRDQEKRQHGSLAQVALLGCFCSLTVIAGSAAAEAATIENSKSIKIEKLLTLIRVSELESEYESLTQKYVSDYEQQIRKSIAVSYPNVSGDTKKEIERLLDAFLKDIRQSMGRVETLHDHLKQAYSRNFGEEELDRLIAHYSSPVGEKDAGMKKSAAIEYNSMWTAQFMNQYKARVEKLLQVVALVARGKAKQGA, from the coding sequence ATGCGCGACCAGGAGAAAAGACAGCATGGCAGTCTTGCACAGGTTGCTCTACTCGGGTGCTTCTGTAGCCTGACAGTGATTGCCGGATCGGCTGCGGCAGAGGCCGCCACGATTGAGAACTCCAAGTCCATCAAGATTGAGAAGTTGCTGACACTGATCCGAGTTTCAGAACTGGAATCAGAGTACGAGTCACTTACCCAAAAATATGTCAGCGACTACGAGCAACAGATCCGAAAGTCCATCGCGGTCAGCTATCCCAATGTGTCCGGTGACACGAAGAAAGAAATCGAACGGCTGCTCGATGCCTTTCTGAAAGACATCAGGCAGTCAATGGGGAGGGTGGAAACCCTCCACGATCATCTCAAGCAGGCCTATTCGAGAAACTTTGGCGAGGAGGAACTGGATCGCCTGATTGCGCACTACTCTTCTCCTGTTGGTGAAAAGGATGCCGGGATGAAGAAGAGCGCAGCCATCGAATACAACTCGATGTGGACCGCCCAATTCATGAATCAGTACAAAGCCCGGGTTGAAAAGCTGCTCCAGGTGGTTGCCCTGGTTGCGCGAGGCAAGGCGAAGCAGGGCGCCTAG
- a CDS encoding ABC transporter ATP-binding protein, protein MPNPVLKVSQLTKRFGDFTAVDGVSFEMHPGEILGLLGPNGAGKTTTIQMLLGLVTPTSGTIEVFGLDLSTHREEILQQVNFSSTYISMPQALTVDENLWVVARLYGLSDMAQRIDNVVRKLEMEEFRRKVTRKLSSGQMTRLALAKAILTQPRVLFLDEPTASLDPDVAYKIRALLKDEQRSSGLSILYTSHNMREMEEMSDRIIFLQRGRLVAEGTAQAIVDRFGQTDLEEVFLKLARESTASLSS, encoded by the coding sequence ATGCCGAATCCTGTTTTGAAGGTCTCACAATTGACGAAGCGTTTCGGCGACTTTACGGCTGTGGATGGCGTGTCGTTCGAGATGCATCCGGGGGAGATTCTTGGATTGTTGGGGCCCAATGGAGCCGGCAAGACGACCACGATTCAGATGTTACTGGGATTGGTCACACCGACATCGGGTACGATTGAGGTGTTCGGTCTGGATCTGTCGACGCATCGGGAGGAAATCCTGCAGCAGGTCAATTTTTCGTCCACCTACATCTCGATGCCGCAAGCGCTGACGGTCGACGAAAATCTTTGGGTGGTGGCGAGGTTGTATGGTCTATCCGATATGGCGCAGCGGATCGACAACGTGGTCAGAAAACTCGAGATGGAAGAGTTCCGACGGAAAGTGACCAGGAAGTTGTCATCCGGGCAGATGACGAGACTGGCATTGGCCAAGGCCATTCTCACGCAGCCGCGCGTCCTCTTTCTTGACGAACCAACGGCGAGCTTAGACCCTGATGTGGCGTACAAGATCAGGGCTCTGTTAAAAGATGAGCAACGATCGTCGGGCCTGAGTATTCTGTATACGTCCCACAATATGCGGGAGATGGAAGAAATGTCAGATCGGATTATTTTTCTCCAGCGTGGACGGTTGGTGGCCGAGGGGACGGCGCAGGCTATCGTGGATCGGTTCGGCCAAACAGATCTCGAGGAGGTCTTTTTGAAGTTGGCTCGGGAATCAACGGCTTCGTTGTCATCATGA
- a CDS encoding Lcl C-terminal domain-containing protein, which produces MESKRRRITKRVIVGSALVVLVGLADGGQAQPTLDRSSPSVVSWNRTLPTEARFIVLANFNSEAVLDQDTGLLWERSPSTARTDWKAARSSCLNKAIGGQRGWRLPSIVELTSLLDPSVQDSEAMLPAGHPFLNNPAGFYWSVSSDGESSKAWHLHLSNGHVHMTSKASTFKVWCVRGGGMVDK; this is translated from the coding sequence GTGGAATCTAAGCGTAGGCGAATCACCAAGAGAGTCATCGTGGGAAGCGCCCTTGTCGTTTTGGTCGGTCTGGCAGATGGGGGGCAGGCCCAACCTACGCTAGATCGGTCATCTCCCTCCGTCGTTTCGTGGAATCGAACCCTGCCCACGGAGGCGCGGTTCATCGTGCTGGCAAACTTCAACAGTGAGGCGGTATTGGATCAAGACACGGGTTTGCTCTGGGAGCGGTCTCCATCAACGGCACGCACGGATTGGAAGGCGGCTAGGTCTTCTTGTCTGAATAAGGCGATTGGTGGCCAGAGAGGGTGGAGGTTACCATCGATTGTGGAACTGACCAGCCTACTTGACCCATCTGTCCAGGATTCTGAGGCGATGCTTCCCGCCGGCCATCCCTTTCTGAATAACCCCGCTGGCTTCTATTGGTCAGTTTCTTCAGATGGTGAATCCTCAAAGGCCTGGCACCTCCACTTGAGCAATGGCCATGTCCACATGACCAGTAAAGCCTCCACCTTCAAAGTCTGGTGTGTGCGGGGAGGAGGAATGGTAGACAAGTAA
- a CDS encoding Rqc2 family fibronectin-binding protein, whose protein sequence is MILNRTDLTLVLAEIVPVLRGGWIQKIHQPQTHTIVLDIRVPGETHRLLISCEPNSARLHLTTGSHLNPPTPPPFCQFLRAHFQGAKLDAIQQIENDRIVELQMTSRDGPRVIMCELTGPRANILVLDTERRILRNLTRQGTAIGQTYALPLQSNSAPKPAPSRFAGHAGGVHPVSEAIDAYYRDQESTHTVDRIREERRRVLKKSLKKEQRLIEAWRGDLEKAAAYHDYARYGELIKSNLGAITKGTDHIEMTDYFDEQLPTITIPLDPMKSPHGNMDDYFRKHRKHLVAERELKPRIEQAELGLARLRQELQDIEQETWTPPATPSPRPSVAASTRARTIAQPRGPFRRFTSTDGLPIFVGRNARENDELTFGLAKSDDLWLHAHGTPGSHVVVRLEKGTDPPPETLRDAATLALLYSDLKKSGKGEVIYTRRKWVKKAKGQAPGAVIVTQEKSVHISLDKIRLDAIKNRTRHN, encoded by the coding sequence ATGATATTGAATAGGACCGATCTGACACTGGTTCTCGCGGAGATCGTTCCAGTCTTACGCGGCGGCTGGATACAAAAGATCCATCAACCACAAACCCACACCATCGTATTGGATATTCGGGTGCCGGGTGAAACCCATCGGCTGTTGATCTCATGTGAACCGAACAGCGCCAGACTCCACCTCACCACTGGTTCCCATCTCAACCCGCCGACGCCGCCCCCCTTCTGCCAATTTCTGCGGGCCCACTTTCAGGGGGCCAAACTGGACGCAATCCAGCAGATCGAGAACGACCGTATTGTCGAGCTGCAGATGACCAGCAGAGATGGACCTCGCGTCATCATGTGTGAGTTGACTGGGCCCAGGGCCAACATCCTCGTCCTCGATACCGAACGCCGAATCCTGCGAAACCTCACGCGCCAGGGCACGGCGATCGGTCAAACCTATGCGCTACCACTCCAGAGCAACTCGGCCCCAAAACCGGCACCGAGCCGTTTCGCAGGTCACGCCGGTGGCGTGCACCCTGTTTCAGAAGCGATTGATGCCTATTATCGCGATCAAGAGTCCACCCACACCGTCGACCGAATTAGAGAAGAACGCCGACGTGTTCTCAAGAAATCGCTCAAGAAAGAGCAGCGATTGATCGAAGCCTGGCGAGGCGACCTCGAAAAAGCAGCCGCCTACCATGACTATGCGCGGTATGGCGAATTGATCAAATCCAATCTCGGGGCCATCACGAAGGGTACCGATCATATCGAGATGACTGATTACTTTGATGAGCAGCTTCCTACGATCACGATTCCACTCGATCCGATGAAATCACCGCATGGCAATATGGACGACTACTTTCGAAAACATCGAAAACATCTGGTCGCTGAACGGGAACTCAAACCTCGCATTGAACAAGCCGAGCTTGGTCTCGCGCGGCTGCGCCAAGAACTTCAGGACATTGAGCAAGAAACTTGGACTCCACCTGCAACACCCTCTCCCCGGCCGAGCGTCGCCGCCAGTACGAGAGCTCGTACCATTGCTCAGCCACGAGGCCCGTTCCGTCGATTTACCTCGACCGACGGGCTCCCGATCTTCGTTGGACGCAATGCTCGAGAGAACGATGAACTCACCTTCGGCCTGGCCAAGAGCGATGATCTTTGGCTACATGCACACGGAACGCCAGGATCACACGTCGTGGTTCGCCTGGAGAAGGGGACGGATCCTCCACCGGAAACGCTTCGTGATGCAGCAACCCTGGCCCTGCTTTATAGTGATCTGAAGAAAAGCGGCAAAGGCGAGGTCATCTACACCAGGCGCAAGTGGGTCAAAAAAGCAAAAGGACAAGCTCCTGGTGCGGTGATCGTCACCCAAGAGAAATCAGTACACATCAGTTTAGATAAGATCAGACTGGACGCGATCAAGAATCGGACTCGTCACAATTGA